The genomic DNA AAGGCCGACGATTTCGACGTGATCGAAAGCAACGAGGCCTTTGCCGCGCAGGCGCTCGCGGTCAGCAAGGAGCTTGGCTTCGATCCCGCCAAGGTCAATCCGAACGGCGGCGCGATCGCGTTGGGTCATCCGGTGGGTGCGACAGGGGCGATCATCACGGTCAAGGCGATGTACGAACTCGACCGGATCGAGGGCAAACGCGCCTTGATCACCATGTGCATCGGCGGCGGTCAGGGCATCGCGCTGGCCATCGAACGGATCGCGTGACAGCAGACACGGGGCGGAAAAGCGTTCCGCCCCAACCCTGCGTCAGTAGAACAAGGCGATGTTGTTCACGAGCAGGATGCGGATGATCTCGATTGTGATCAGCGCCACGATAGGGGACAGGTCGATCCCCCCCATGCTGGGCAAAATGTTCCGGATCGGGCGATAGATCGGCTCCAGAATCCGCTGCAGGGTATACCAGATCTGGCCCACCAGTGGCTGGCGGACGTTCAGCACGTCGAAACTGATCAGCCAGCTCATGATGAAATGCGCAAAGATAAAGAACCGCGCGATGCCCAGCAGCAGCATCAGGATCTGGAACAGGGACATCATCGGCGGTTCTCCTTCAACACTTGCGCCGACCTAAGGGCTGCGGGACGATCAGGCAAGACCCGCCGGCTCGCGTCGCAGCCCCTACGCCCGATTTGCCACAGGGGCGCCGCCCACGCGATACCGGCCCTTGCCAGTCCCTACGACACCGGTGTCTAGTCCCGTCACACGGGGCGGAGGATCGGCGTGGCGGTTTCCAAAAGGCGGATCTGGGGCTGGATGGCCTTCGACTGGGCGTCGCAACCCTATTACACTCTGGGCCTGACCTTCGTTTTCGGTCCCTATTTCGCACTGGTCGCCACCAATGCCTTCATGGCCGACGGGATGGAAAAGCTGGCCGCCGACGCGCAGGCGCAGTCGATCTGGTCGGCGGGACAGACGATCGCCGGTTTGCTGATCGCGCTGACCGCGCCCTTTCTTGGCGCCTTTGCCGATAATTCCGGGCGCAAGATGCCGTGGATCGCCGGGTTTTCCGTGATTTACGTGCTCGCCAGTGCGGCCCTCTGGGGCCTGACGCCGGACGGTCTGGGCCTCTTCACGATCCTCGTCATCTTCTATGTCGGCTTCTTCGCCGCCGAATCCGGCCTGAACTTCGTCAACGCGATCCTGCCCAGCCTCGGCACGGAAAAAGAGATCGGGCGCATCTCCGGCTCTGGCGCGGCCTTCGGCTACTGGGGCGGCGTGGTGTCGCTTTTCATCCTGCTGCTGCTCTTCGTCGAAAGCCCCGAGACGGGCCTGACCCTGCTGGGTCACCCCCCGGCGCTCGGTCTCGACGCGGCGCAGATGGAAGGCACCCGCAGCGTCGGTCCGTTCATCGCCGTCTGGTATGCGATCTTCATGATCCCCTTCTTCCTTTTCGTCCGCGACGACCCGCGTCTGGGCGGTGGGTCCACGCGGATCGGCGCCGTCTGGAACGAGCTAAAGGATACCCTGCGCGGTGTGATGCACCGCCCCAGTCTGAAATATTTCCTGCTGTCCTCGATGTTCTACCGCGATGCCTTGAACGCGCTTTACGCCTTCGGCGGGATCTACGCTGCCCTCGTGCTGGGATGGACCACGATCCAGATCGGCGTCTTCGGCATCGTCGCCGCCATCGCGGCCGCGATCTTCACCTGGGCGGGCGGTCTGGCGGATCAAAGATACGGCCCGAAGCCTGTCATCCGGGTCTGCGTCTGGCTGCTGATCGTTGTCGCCTGCCTGATCGTCGGCATGTCGCGCGATCACCTCTTCCTCTTTCCGCTGACCGATACGTCACGGGTGCCGGACCTGATCTTTTACGCCTGCGGAATCGTCATCGGCGGCGCGGGCGGGTCGATCTATGCCGCAAGCCGGTCGATGATGGTCCGCCACACCCACCCCGATCGCCCGGCCGAGGCGTTCGGCCTCTTTGCCCTGACCGGCAAGGCCACGGCCTTCCTCGCGCCCGCCAGTATCTCGCTCTTCACGTTTCTGACAGGCAACGTGCAACTCGGCTTTTTGCCGGTGATCTTCCTGTTCCTCTTCGGGTTGTTCCTGTTAAGATGGGTCAACAAGGACGGAGACCGCGCCGAATGATCCGCTATGCTGCACTGATTGCCTTGCTGACCGGCCTCGCCGCCTGCCAGCAGGACGCCAAGGTTGCCACCGCAACCGCCACGGCGACCCAGCCCGTCTATTCCAGCCAGAACACCAACGACACCCGGATTGCCAAGCAGGTCTTCGGCACGATCCCCGGCCCGTCGGCGCAGGCCCCCGCACCCGTCGGCTTCTATTCCAAGGGCTGTCAGGCCGGTGCGGCGCAACTGCCCGAAACCGGACCCACCTGGCAGGCGATGCGCCTGTCGCGCAACCGGAACTGGGGCCAGCCGGTCCTCGTCGATTTCCTGCAGGACCTGTCGCGATCCGCCGCCACCCAGCCGGGCTGGAACGGCCTTTACTTCGGCGACATGAGCCAGCCACGCGGCGGCCCGATGCTGACCGGCCACGCCAGCCACCAGATCGGCCTCGACGCGGATATCTGGCTGAAGCCCGCCACGAACATGCGACTGACCCGGACAGAGCGCGAGAACATCTCCTCGGACCGGATGGACCGCAACGGCGGCGCCTACGTCAACAGCAGCTGGACCCCGCAGCAAGAGGCGATCGTCAAGGCCGCAGCCTCTGACCCGCGTGTCGCACGCATCTTCATCTTTCCGGGCGCCAAGGTTGCGATGTGCAAGACTGCCACCGGCGACCGCAGCTGGCTGCGCAAGGTGCGGCCGTGGTACGGTCACAACTATCACTTCCACGTTCGCTTGAACTGCCCGGCCGGGTCCACGACCTGCGCACCGCAGGACCCGCCGCCGCCTGGTGACGGCTGCGCCGATGCGCAGGACTGGGTGAACAACATCCTGAATCCACGCCCCGCGCCGCCCGCCGATCCGAATGCGCCCCGGCCCGCGCCAAAGCGTGAATTGACCATGGCCAGCTTGCCGGGCCAGTGCGCGGCTGTCGTCGCCAACTGATCGTGCGACATCTTCTGGTCATGCTGGCCCTGCTCGCAGGGTGCGGTCAGGTCTTTGGCGAAACCGCTGCACCCGGCGTGACCGAAGTCGGCCGCTT from Loktanella sp. M215 includes the following:
- a CDS encoding YggT family protein, with product MMSLFQILMLLLGIARFFIFAHFIMSWLISFDVLNVRQPLVGQIWYTLQRILEPIYRPIRNILPSMGGIDLSPIVALITIEIIRILLVNNIALFY
- a CDS encoding MFS transporter, whose translation is MAVSKRRIWGWMAFDWASQPYYTLGLTFVFGPYFALVATNAFMADGMEKLAADAQAQSIWSAGQTIAGLLIALTAPFLGAFADNSGRKMPWIAGFSVIYVLASAALWGLTPDGLGLFTILVIFYVGFFAAESGLNFVNAILPSLGTEKEIGRISGSGAAFGYWGGVVSLFILLLLFVESPETGLTLLGHPPALGLDAAQMEGTRSVGPFIAVWYAIFMIPFFLFVRDDPRLGGGSTRIGAVWNELKDTLRGVMHRPSLKYFLLSSMFYRDALNALYAFGGIYAALVLGWTTIQIGVFGIVAAIAAAIFTWAGGLADQRYGPKPVIRVCVWLLIVVACLIVGMSRDHLFLFPLTDTSRVPDLIFYACGIVIGGAGGSIYAASRSMMVRHTHPDRPAEAFGLFALTGKATAFLAPASISLFTFLTGNVQLGFLPVIFLFLFGLFLLRWVNKDGDRAE
- the mepA gene encoding penicillin-insensitive murein endopeptidase, giving the protein MIRYAALIALLTGLAACQQDAKVATATATATQPVYSSQNTNDTRIAKQVFGTIPGPSAQAPAPVGFYSKGCQAGAAQLPETGPTWQAMRLSRNRNWGQPVLVDFLQDLSRSAATQPGWNGLYFGDMSQPRGGPMLTGHASHQIGLDADIWLKPATNMRLTRTERENISSDRMDRNGGAYVNSSWTPQQEAIVKAAASDPRVARIFIFPGAKVAMCKTATGDRSWLRKVRPWYGHNYHFHVRLNCPAGSTTCAPQDPPPPGDGCADAQDWVNNILNPRPAPPADPNAPRPAPKRELTMASLPGQCAAVVAN